One Halococcus salsus genomic window, AACGGACGATCTGTATAGATGAATACGCCCGCAACGAAGTTCGAGAGGGTGTTTTGTAGTGCAAACCCAATAGCGAGTGTTGCAGCAGCTCCAATCGCAGCTAACGAGGTGAGCAGTCCCTGATAGCCCGCAACTCGGAACGCAATTCCGATGCTGATGAACGCGACCAGGAGCTTACCCAATCGAAGGAGCGGACGCTTTTCGTGGGTATCGAGGCCCCTTCGGTCTAGCAGCCGATTGACGAATGGAATTACAAAAATCCGGCCGAGTGAGTAGAGGATGAACGCCGCAGCAACAAACGTGATTAGCGCACCCAATACTTTGTAATAGGGAACGTTCAGATTGTGGAGGAATGCGCCGACTGGTCCGAGTTCTGGATTCGAAATAACATCCGACACATTTGTTCCGGTCCCATTCGGAGTCGGTGTTCCGGCTTGCAAAACCCGTTCCGGAAGATGAGGATCTGTCAGTGACATTTTGAGTTACTGGATATCAATTTGGTCTGGGATGGAGTCGTATCGCTGTTTCTCGCCGACTCGGGTTGCGAACTGACAGTTGCTATCTCTTTGTGGTTCGCGATGGAAGACTCCATATCTTGTGGTTCGTGTGTACTCTCGCGATCGATGCTGCCTAGGTAATCAGAGGCTGTTTCCGAGCGAAGACTCCAGTCTTGATGACGCTCTGTTTTCTCGAATATGAGGTCACCAATCACTCCCAGATATCATTGTTCAGTCCACCTAAGGCCTCTCATATTCTTAAGAAACTTCACCACGACTCATCTTCAGACTCCCATCTGATCTTATCCCCAATTACTCACCAGGATTGCCAATGACGAAACAGACTTCCGTAAGTTCATTGAGACGCTCTCCCAAATGGACATTAAACACTTTGGCAAAGGCGGAGACGGCGGATTTCGTGAGTTCTCAGAGAAGAATTCCAACTGCCTAACGACGGGTCAGTCGTCCACCCTCATGTACCCTCCATTGTTTTCCGAAAGATATTCTTTATTTGTGGACGGATTCTTGCAAATGGCGTACGAGAACCTCGATACTGACCTCATTAACGAATTGTTGGGTAATGGACGTGCGAGCCTGCGAAGCCTCGCCGAGACGCTTGACGTCTCAGTGACAACCGTCTCGAATCATCTTCAAGACCTCGAGGAAACGGGTGTGATTCGCGGGTATTCGCCCACTGTAGACTACGACACACTCGGGTACGACGTCACAGCCATTATGCAACTCACTGTAGACGGAAGCGTGCTTTCAGATGTGACTGAAAGCCTTCGTGAGCATCACCAGATTCTCTCCGTTTACGAGGTAACGGGTGGGTTTGATGTCATCGCGATCGGGAAGTTCCGAGATACCGAGGATATGAACGATCAGATCAAGAGCCTCCTGAATGATTCCGGGATCAACGAGTCCAACACCAGTGTCGTCTTGAACACGGTGAGTGAGTACGAGCAGTTCGAGCTCGACACGGACACCTCGTTGAGCGAGTAGACAGGAATCGGTAGTCGCGCCGCTTACAACACGCAAGACTATTCTTGGTCTAACCAGCCAAAACAATTATTACATATGGTGCACATTGAATAATTGGCCGGATGGGAGGGCAGTCACTGAAAAGAGGTAGGCGTGTCCCATCTGGCGGCCAGTCATGAGACAGACCGGGGTTGGGCCACCCTCATCACGGCCTTTCCTTAGCCCCCACTACCAGGCTTGAACCTTTGTGATAGTTGTAACGGTAGCATGCAACACCCTCATTGTTTAGACAAAACACCGATACAGACTCAGGCTTGAATTGATGCATGGTTCTTAGCCAACCGGTCAGAGATGTAACCCGGTCGAGTCTCCTCAATGCAATCCTTGAGGATGAGTCACGCGACCTCGTTTGCACTGGGTTTGATGAAGCTCTCGTTGAGGCACTTATCACTGTACTGAGAGACAGAGATGGTCCGCCGACCGTCCATCTGCTGACAACTGAATCGGTATTGAGATGGGCTCGAGACGATTTTGACTTAGCGAGCGAGGCTGCAGACCTCGTTGAGAGTGGGACACTCTCGATTAAGACGGGGGAAGGCGCACTCGAGAACCAATTGGTCATCTCTGAAGGGTCAGTTGTCTCGCTCGTTACCGCTAGTGAGCACTCGGTAGGACTCCCGACTGAGCATGAGGAATTCGTCGGTGCAGTGAATGAGAAATGGAACGACCGTTGGAACCGGGCCGAAGAGTTCTCACTCCGAACCCCAGGACGCTCACGGATCGAAGAGTCCCTCAATGAGGAATTCGGCTCGGAGGTCGAATCGGATTTTCGAGCAATGCTTGACGCTGTCGAGGGCACTCGTAGCGATGAGAATCTTGACGTGGTAGACATCTGCCTTCTAGTGGCTGCCAAGCACGAACTCCTCCTCTACGATATCTCGAACTGGGGCGAGGAGGTCGGCGTTGCGAGCAAGGCAACCTTCTCGCGAGGGAAGAACAATCTCGAAGAGAGCGGCCTAATCGAGACCGAAAAGGTCCCGATCGACGTTGGTCGGCCGCGTCTTCGACTCCTGCTCAGTGAGGATGAACTACAGGACGCTGATATCGACGTTCTCCCAGGTGTCGCTCAAGGATTACTCTTAGAGGGTCTGGCATAATTCTCTTCGTTGGTTTGATGAAGCCTAACCAGTACTTTCCTGAGCTACAGTGAAAATGCGGGGTGGCTCGAAATAATTCTTACCTGACGATCGAACCGAAATCGGGTTCGATTGTTTGGTAAGATGCTAAGCGCTAACTGAATCCCAGCAGAGTTGTTAACGGTGTGTAGAACTCGCGAGAAGCATCGGCAACGTGTAGTGAGCGGTAGGCAAGTATTTGCGTTGTTGCTCCCGATTCATTCTGGAGAACGAAACCAAACATCGAATGTGCTGTGCTATTTGGTAACAAGAATTAAGGGGTCCTAACCCGTACTGAGGCATGCAGGCGTATTGCCTGTACTACGTGCGGCCAACACGGGGACACCGTGCGTAGGAGTATACGTGAACCACGGGCCGGGGGTTAAACCGGCCGGCCCATTTTCTATCCCGACACCCTTTTAACGGATGTCTTCGGAAGCAGGGCAAAGGTTGGCGAGCGAGGCTGCGAAAGCACTTTGAAGGTCAGCTCAGTGTGACTGTTTTTGTAGGGCTCTACAGTGGCCAAATCGTTCGAGAAAGTTCTGATCTGTCCCAAAACGGATGAGAGATTGACCAGTAAGATACGTTAATCACTTTTCTGAGAAGCGTGGTAGGAAAGACCGCAAGAACGGTCACAAAGCGGGACAGTCGGCGGTGCTGATGTGCCCTGTGCTCCCGGTGGCGACGGAAGCAAGCGACCCACACCATATCGACGAAACCATTGTTCCGGACTGTCTCGCGTGAAAACCGTTCTGACCACAGAGCGAGGGACAGGCGACGCCCTGCACGGTGGTTTAAACAGCCCCAATCAGTATCTTGAGCCATGGCTACGACTGGCCCGGAGTCAGTAGTACGGGCGTATTACGAGCTCGTGGATAGAGATCGCTATGACAATCTCATGGACTTATTCGCTGAGGATATCAGCTACGAACGGCCGGGACAGTCTCCTATCGAGGGACGGAGTGCACTCAGGGAATTCTACGAATCGGGTCGCCCGCTTGAAGATGGCAGCCATGAGATTCACAGTGTGATCGTTGAGGACCTTACCGCAGCAGTCCGGGGTTCGTTCACCGGGAAGCAGCATGGCGAGCAGGTTAGGTTTGGGTTTGCTGACTTCCACGAGTTCGAAAACGAAGTAATCACGCGGCGCTATACCTACACCGACCGCGATGAAGTATAGCCACTGGGATACCATGTTACGAATGTACTGAGTGTGAGTGGACGGGTGATACGCTGTTCGATGCACTCGGTCCCGCGAAGACTCACGAAATTCGTCTTACCAGCGAGTGAGCCTTTCAGAACCTCTTTAGGAGTGAATAGTATACGGGTTCTCGAATGAGCGAAATCACCGCTGAGGAGTTGAAGCAACGGCTTGAAGCCGGAGATGATATTGCCCTTGTTGATATCCGATCTAACGACGACTACGAAGCCGAAACCATCGAGGGAAGCCAGAACCTCCCAATTCGTGACGCTCTCATAGATGGTGATCTTGAAACCGTCCAAGAGTACTTGAGCGAGCTCCCTGATGACGAGGAAGTGGTGACCTTCTGCGGCGCAGGGGTTACCTCCGGGCAAACAGCAGAGATACTCACCGAACAAGGATATGACGCAAAAGCCCTTGACGGCGGATTGAATAGTTGGAAAGAGAACGAAAGCTAACTACTGGTGTACCCAGTCTCTTCTTACTGCAGTTGTTGAACCAATGTGATACCTCATTCACACTCTAGTTATGGTAGAGTATGGTAGAACCCTCAAGCACAATGGAGACTTAATCCACTCTCACTCGATTAGAAGAGGAATCAGAGCTAATTGAGAAACGAGTTGTGATCGGCTAGAGAGTTCTAAGCCAGCA contains:
- a CDS encoding nuclear transport factor 2 family protein: MATTGPESVVRAYYELVDRDRYDNLMDLFAEDISYERPGQSPIEGRSALREFYESGRPLEDGSHEIHSVIVEDLTAAVRGSFTGKQHGEQVRFGFADFHEFENEVITRRYTYTDRDEV
- the lrp gene encoding HTH-type transcriptional regulator Lrp — encoded protein: MAYENLDTDLINELLGNGRASLRSLAETLDVSVTTVSNHLQDLEETGVIRGYSPTVDYDTLGYDVTAIMQLTVDGSVLSDVTESLREHHQILSVYEVTGGFDVIAIGKFRDTEDMNDQIKSLLNDSGINESNTSVVLNTVSEYEQFELDTDTSLSE
- a CDS encoding rhodanese-like domain-containing protein, with protein sequence MSEITAEELKQRLEAGDDIALVDIRSNDDYEAETIEGSQNLPIRDALIDGDLETVQEYLSELPDDEEVVTFCGAGVTSGQTAEILTEQGYDAKALDGGLNSWKENES
- the tbsP gene encoding transcriptional regulator TbsP, giving the protein MVLSQPVRDVTRSSLLNAILEDESRDLVCTGFDEALVEALITVLRDRDGPPTVHLLTTESVLRWARDDFDLASEAADLVESGTLSIKTGEGALENQLVISEGSVVSLVTASEHSVGLPTEHEEFVGAVNEKWNDRWNRAEEFSLRTPGRSRIEESLNEEFGSEVESDFRAMLDAVEGTRSDENLDVVDICLLVAAKHELLLYDISNWGEEVGVASKATFSRGKNNLEESGLIETEKVPIDVGRPRLRLLLSEDELQDADIDVLPGVAQGLLLEGLA